A single region of the Kwoniella botswanensis chromosome 1, complete sequence genome encodes:
- a CDS encoding actin-2, translated as MATEFDDVLTNQPVVIDNGSGTIKAGFAGEEQPSCYIPSFVGRPKHPRVMAGAIQDNLFIGRRAQELRGLLKIKYPMEHGVVTDWDDMERIWGWVYGEGLKALSEEHPVLLTEAPLNPRQNRDVAAQIFFETFNVPAFFTSVQAVLSLYSSGRTTGIVLDSGDGVTHAVPVFEGFSMPHAIRRIDIAGRDVTDHLQLLLRKSGYYLHTSAEKEVVRTIKEKTCYLAINPAKEEKDQSGAWEEFRLPDGKVIQLGVERFLAPEILFNPELIGQEYPGVHQVIVDSINRTDLDLRKSLFSNIVLSGGSTLCTGFGDRLLNEVKKLALKDVKLKIYAPPERKYSTWIGGSILAGLSTFKKMWVSADEYKEDPDIIHKKAF; from the exons ATGGCAACCGAATTCGACGATGT GTTGACGAATCAACCTGTTGTGATTGACAAT GGCTCCGGTACGATCAAAGCTGGTTTTGCAGGCGAAGAGCAGCCGTCTTGTTATATCCCTTcctt CGTCGGTCGTCCGAAACATCCCCGAGTAATGGCAGGTGCGATACAGGATAACCTATTTATAGGAAGACGAGCACAGGAATTGAGAGGATTATTGAAGATAAAATATCCAATGGAACATGGGGTGGTGACTGATTGGGATGATATGGAGAGGATTTGGGGTTGGGTGTACGGGGAGGGTCTGAAAGCCTTGAgtgaggag CACCCTGTACTTCTCACCGAAGCACCTCTCAACCCACGTCAGAATAGAGACGTAGCCGCTCAGATATTCTTCGAAACGTTCAACGTGCCAGCGTTCTTCACGAGTGTACAAGCTGTTCTATCACT ATACTCTTCGGGGCGTACGACAGGTATAGTTCTAGACTCAGGAGATGGAGTGACCCACGCCGTGCCTGTCTTCGAAGGATTCTCGATGCCACATGCGATTCGACGGATAGACATAGCAGGAAGGGATGTGACGGATCATCTGCAGCTGTTACTCAGGAAATCCGGATATTATCTACATACGTCTGcggagaaagaggtggtTAGGACTATAAAAGAGAAAACATGTTATCTGGCTATCAATCCTGCtaaggaggagaaagatcaGTCGGGAGCATGGGAGGAATTTAGGTTACCTGATGGAAAGGTCATACAG CTTGGTGTGGAGAGGTTTTTGGCTCCTGAAATACTTTTCAACCCAGAACTGATAGGTCAAGAATATCCTGGTGTACATCAG GTCATCGTGGACTCCATAAATAGGACGGATCTGGATTTGAGGAAATCGCTGTTCAGTAATATCGTATTGTCAGGTGGATCAACATTGTGTACAG GTTTTGGAGATAGGTTGTTGAATGAGGTTAAGAAACTGGCGTTGAAAGATGTCAAATTGAAGATATATGCACCACCAGAAAGAAAA TACTCGACATGGATAGGAGGTAGTATCTTAGCTGGATTGAGTACattcaagaag ATGTGGGTATCGGCCGATGAGTACAAAGAAGATCCTGATATCATACATAAGAAGGCGTTTTAG
- a CDS encoding phosphoribosylaminoimidazolesuccinocarboxamide synthase encodes MSDPAFTQQVAEKASTIALSPEKEAEYERITRSLQEYTGGDIIRKVLAEGETVRAYWGTATTGRPHIAYCVPLVKIADFLTAGVHVKILLAEPDAQLHAFLDASKSTLQTVQYRVKYYSILLKTVFTVLGVPIDKLEFVTGTSYQLKADYTLDVYKFHALTSTREAEHAGADVVKESESPLMSSLLYPGLQALDEQYLDVHMQFGGVDQRKIFMYAAHFLPRLGYAKRAHLMNAMVPGLSGGKMSASDPKSKIDFLDTPADIKSKIKAALCPPGEVENNGVLAFIKAVLIPVQALRNEQASNEGEKAPVGEGSFVSAGAPEGTLFSITRPEKFGGDVHFSSYEELEKAYVAEQVHPGDLKGAVTDALINLLAPIRKAFEEDKEWQEVEKLAYPDTSAAPAAADKKVKKKDVRKSAPTEEERAALRAAKEKEKAEKAAAKATAEGNPLKPAELQKSSQAAAEASPSAAIASGSGSSSTSCVTSTNLPKLKLLAKGKVRDIYALPAAEDQDKLLFVATDRMSAFDVIMNNGIPSKGITLTTLSLFWFDKLKHIIPNHVLTPSPASCLASPADAWSEFPRSLDEYRDQLEGRSMIVTKCEVVKIEAIVRGYITGSAWSEYKKSQTVHGISMPAGLVESQKLPKPLFTPSTKADQGEHDENIHPDKVKDICGRELAEQIEEVAIQLYTEASEYALERGLILADTKFEFGLLPDPSSPNKTQLILIDEVLTPDSSRYWSSSEYVQGKPQASFDKQYLRDWLIKEGLKAKEDVTLPQHVVAETKRKYEEARDRVMGLGEFGKHGKIGVRAGDEDLGLQTDQVEDAIQSEAKDRLIGGKHGKIGVKAGDEDLGLQTDQVEDAIQSEARKL; translated from the exons ATGTCAGATCCAGCTTTCACCCAACAAGTAGCTGAGAAAGCTTCAACCATCGCTCTTTCTCCTGAGAAGGAAGCAGAGTACGAGAGGATTACCAGAAGTTTACAGGAATACACCGGTGGAGATATCATCAGGAAGGTTTTGGCTGAGGGAGAGACGGTGAGAGCGTATTGGG GAACCGCTACTACCGGTAGAC CTCACATCGCCTACTGCGTGCCTCTGGTGAAGATAGCAGACTTCTTGACTGCTGGTGTACATGTGAAGATTCTTCTAGCAG AGCCTGATGCACAGCTCCATGCCTTCCTCGACGCTTCGAAATCTACTCTTCAAACCGTTCAATACCGAGTCAAGTACTACTCAATTCTCCTCAAAACTGTTTTCACGGTTCTTGGTGTGCCCATCGACAAACTCGAGTTTGTAACTGGAACAAGCTACCAGTTGAAAGCGGATTACACTTTGGATGTTTACAA ATTCCACGCTTTAACCTCAACAAGAGAGGCTGAACATGCTGGAGCGGATGTAGTGAAGGAATCTGAATCACCTTTGATGAGCAGTCTCCTCTACCCTGGTCTTCAAGCACTAGATGAACAATACTTGGACGTACATATGCAGTTTGGTGGTGTAGATCAG CGAAAAATCTTCATGTACGCTGCTCATTTCCTACCACGATTAGGCTACGCCAAACGAGCCCATTTGATGAACGCTATGGTACCTGGATTATCAGGAGGTAAAATGTCGGCATCCGACCCCAAATCCAAGATTGATTTCCTTGATACTCCAGCAGACATCAAatcgaagatcaaagctgccTTATGTCCGCCTGGGGAAGTAGAGAACAATGGTGTATTAGCATTTATCAAGGCTGTATTGATACCCGTCCAAGCATTAAGGAACGAACAGGCTTCCAACGAGGGTGAAAAGGCACCagtgggagaaggaagtttCGTCAGTGCTGGTGCACCCGAGGGAACCTTGTTTAGTATCACTCGACCTGAAAAGTTCGGTGGAGATGTCCATTTCTCATCTTACGAAGAATTGGAAAAGGCCTATGTGGCTGAACAAGTCCATCCTGGAGATTTGAAAGGTGCCGTGACGGACGCTTTGATCAACCTTTTGGCTCCTATTAGAAAAGCATTCGAGGAAGATAAAGAATGGCAAGAAGTTGAGAAGTTGGCTTATCCTGATACGTCTGCTGCCCCAGCTGCCGCTGATAAGAAAGTT AAGAAAAAGGATGTGAGGAAATCGGCACCAactgaggaagaaagagcagCCTTACGAGCGgcgaaagagaaggagaaagcagAGAAagcagctgccaaagctaCAGCTGAAGGAAACCCATTGAAACCTGCTGAACTCCAGAAATCGTCTCAAGCGGCTGCCGAAGCCTCTCCTTCTGCTGCCATCGCCAGTGGAAGcggttcttcatctacatcatGTGTCACTTCGACCAATCTACCGAAACTAAAACTACTTGCTAAAGGTAAAGTAAGGGATATTTACGCCTTACCTGCGGCTGAAGACCAAGACAAGTTGTTGTTCGTTGCTACGGATAGGATGAGTGCTTTTGATGTGATCATGAACAAT GGTATTCCATCAAAGGGTATCACACTTACTACCCTCTCCCTATTCTGGTTTGACAAACTCAAGCATATCATCCCCAATCACGTCCTTACACCCTCCCCTGCATCATGCCTGGCCTCTCCCGCAGATGCTTGGTCGGAATTCCCTAGATCATTAGACGAATACAGAGATCAGTTAGAAGGAAGAAGTATGATTGTGACGAAGTGCGAGGTCGTCAAGATCGAAGCTATCGTCAGGGGTTATATTACTG GTTCCGCTTGGTCCGAATACAAGAAATCCCAGACTGTCCATGGTATCTCCATGCCAGCGGGATTAGTCGAATCTCAGAAGCTGCCTAAACCACTGTTCACACCTTCTACCAAAGCCGATCAAGGTGAACACGATGAGAATATCCATCCTGacaaag TCAAAGACATTTGCGGGCGTGAACTTGCTGAAcagattgaagaagttgcTATACAGCTTTACACTGAAGCGTCAGAATACGCTTTAGAAAGAGGATTAATCTTGGCCGATACTAAATTTGAATTTGGTTTattacctgatccatcttccccCAACAAAACACAACTCATATTGATAGATGAAGTTCTTACACCTGATTCATCAAGATATTGGTCTTCTTCCGAATACGTCCAAGGCAAACCTCAAGCTTCGTTCGATAAGCAATACTTGAGAGATTGGCTTATCAAAGAAGGTCTtaaagccaaagaagatgTGACTTTACCTCAACACGTCGTAGCTGAGACTAAAAGGAAATATGAAGAAGCGAGAGACAGAGTGATGGGTTTAGGTGAATTTGGTAAACATGGTAAGATCGGGGTTAGagctggagatgaagatctggGACTGCAGACTGATCAGGTGGAAGATGCGATTCAGTCTGAAGCAAAAGATAGGCTGATAGGTGGTAAACATGGTAAAATTGGAGTCAAagctggagatgaagatctggGACTGCAGACTgatcaggtggaggatgCGATCCAGTCAGAGGCTAGAAAGTTGTAA